In Porphyromonas cangingivalis, a genomic segment contains:
- a CDS encoding nucleotidyl transferase AbiEii/AbiGii toxin family protein, with protein MNNYFELTEEQQRIIIIQTSAQMGIPPQAVEKDLWVSIILKIVFTLPFSDYLVFKGGTSLSKSYGLIDRFSEDIDLVIDREYFGLFGDLTKRQIKNLRKQSSLFVKDDFSLALRKSMVDFGLDHLCDIVPEPDGEGDSTYPEPRKIHVRYKSLFQYDSYLNSEIMLEIGARSLFEPTEVTTIKSFISAKFDHINTDIISPQITTSTPAKTFLEKAFLLHELFTTGRATIADRKSRHLYDLEKMMDHDFARQVIKDDKLWESIAHHREVFTSLSGVDYTPDIRNRIVLLPPAEVRDVWEKDYKEMQTSMIYGSSLLFGELLNRISDLENHFRNR; from the coding sequence ATGAACAACTACTTTGAGTTGACCGAAGAACAACAGCGAATCATCATTATTCAGACATCGGCACAGATGGGTATCCCCCCGCAAGCCGTAGAGAAGGACTTGTGGGTAAGTATCATCTTGAAGATTGTTTTTACTTTACCATTTTCCGACTACTTGGTTTTCAAGGGAGGGACTTCACTAAGTAAGTCTTACGGATTGATCGATCGCTTTTCCGAGGACATTGATCTGGTCATCGATCGAGAGTATTTCGGGCTCTTCGGGGATTTGACGAAGAGGCAGATAAAAAACTTGCGCAAGCAGTCTTCCTTATTTGTGAAGGATGATTTTTCTTTGGCTCTTCGTAAATCGATGGTTGACTTCGGACTTGATCATCTGTGTGATATTGTGCCCGAACCGGATGGAGAAGGTGATTCTACTTATCCCGAGCCTCGTAAGATACACGTACGATACAAGTCTCTTTTTCAGTATGACAGTTACCTTAACTCTGAGATAATGTTGGAGATAGGTGCACGTTCGTTATTCGAACCCACTGAAGTTACTACAATCAAGAGCTTTATCTCTGCCAAATTTGATCATATCAACACAGATATTATTTCTCCACAGATTACAACCTCTACTCCTGCAAAGACATTTTTGGAAAAAGCATTTTTGTTGCACGAATTGTTCACGACAGGGAGGGCAACTATAGCTGACAGAAAGTCACGACATCTGTATGATCTGGAGAAGATGATGGATCATGACTTTGCAAGGCAGGTGATTAAGGACGACAAACTTTGGGAAAGTATTGCACATCACCGAGAAGTATTTACGAGTTTGTCAGGGGTGGACTACACACCTGATATTCGGAATCGTATAGTATTGCTTCCTCCTGCTGAGGTTAGAGACGTTTGGGAAAAGGATTATAAGGAGATGCAGACTTCGATGATTTACGGCTCATCATTGCTTTTTGGAGAGTTGTTGAATAGGATTTCTGATCTTGAGAATCATTTTCGTAATAGGTAA